In Bacillus thermozeamaize, a single window of DNA contains:
- a CDS encoding PadR family transcriptional regulator has translation MRQEEIYGYELSVRLSEYGLTFVSEGSIYPVLLRLQKENLIVGKLKESPSGPPRKYYRLTEEGHQALDVFRREWMELKAAVDRILQQGEDGR, from the coding sequence ATGCGGCAGGAAGAAATATACGGGTATGAATTGAGCGTCCGGTTGTCCGAATATGGGCTGACCTTTGTTAGCGAAGGCAGTATTTATCCGGTGCTTTTGCGGTTGCAAAAAGAAAATTTGATCGTCGGAAAGCTGAAAGAATCGCCCAGCGGCCCGCCGAGGAAGTATTACCGTTTGACGGAAGAAGGACATCAAGCGCTGGACGTGTTTCGCCGTGAGTGGATGGAGTTGAAGGCGGCCGTCGATCGCATTTTGCAGCAAGGAGAGGATGGACGATGA
- a CDS encoding uroporphyrinogen-III C-methyltransferase, protein MGTGKVYLVGAGPGHPKLITVRGLECIQEADVIIYDRLASPELLAYASPEAELIYCGKSPRSHALRQERINQLLVEKAREGKVVTRLKGGDPSVFGRVGEEAEWLAAHAVPFEIVPGVTAAAGAAAAAGIPLTHRAYASSLAVVTGHAGEKGEFCPETGAPTAGRHGIECEQTWAALAGGVDTLVFYMGMNRLGDICRSLIRHGRTPATPVAVIQWATTPKQKLVTGTLETIEQRVQESGIGAPAVIVVGEVVRIRDRLQQSMAFHAAGLAPFSGSGQQG, encoded by the coding sequence ATGGGAACGGGTAAAGTATACCTTGTCGGGGCAGGACCAGGTCATCCGAAGCTCATTACGGTGCGGGGCTTGGAATGCATTCAAGAGGCCGACGTGATCATTTACGACCGCTTGGCCAGCCCGGAGCTCCTGGCTTATGCCTCTCCCGAAGCAGAGTTGATTTATTGCGGCAAGTCTCCCCGGTCGCACGCGTTGCGGCAGGAACGGATCAATCAATTGCTGGTGGAGAAAGCGCGGGAAGGAAAAGTGGTCACCCGCTTAAAGGGAGGCGATCCGTCGGTTTTTGGACGGGTCGGGGAAGAGGCGGAATGGCTCGCGGCCCACGCTGTTCCTTTCGAAATTGTCCCGGGAGTGACTGCAGCCGCCGGGGCCGCGGCAGCGGCGGGCATCCCGCTCACGCACCGGGCCTATGCGTCTTCGTTGGCTGTGGTGACCGGGCATGCCGGGGAAAAAGGTGAATTCTGTCCAGAAACGGGTGCGCCAACAGCCGGGCGGCATGGGATCGAATGCGAACAAACCTGGGCCGCGCTGGCCGGCGGCGTCGATACCCTGGTGTTTTATATGGGCATGAACCGCTTAGGGGATATTTGCCGTTCCTTAATCCGCCATGGCCGGACACCGGCCACCCCGGTGGCGGTGATCCAGTGGGCCACGACACCAAAGCAAAAGCTCGTCACCGGCACGCTGGAGACGATTGAACAACGGGTGCAAGAAAGCGGGATCGGCGCCCCGGCCGTCATCGTGGTGGGGGAAGTGGTCCGCATCAGGGACCGACTGCAGCAGAGCATGGCGTTTCATGCCGCAGGCTTGGCTCCTTTTTCCGGTAGCGGCCAGCAAGGCTGA
- a CDS encoding aliphatic sulfonate ABC transporter substrate-binding protein, with translation MKKKPHPSTSLIRLLIFAIGMFVLAGLLTACGSGSSSQDTAVSSAPESKTSESKTPESKKLPKTIRIGFQPPYVPIYVLKDQKLFEKTFGDQVPNIEFKRFLSLAPITEALSSGAIDLAIGGTPVTAVATDQPIRILALTERSPKTHAILVRPDSKTKSINDLKGKKIGTPSGNAYFFPQKVLQSANIKDSEVNWVKIENDVGRSALLSGSIDAWVTWDPFYASAEITKEAVPLVDGEKYHPNYVVLMGNAEFVEAYPEVIAQFIQAYQQALTWVQDHPADAVQIFAEANQVSQEIAELTMSRRTYLLKSPDDEEFVNNSIEQGKFFVQVGVTKKEPDWDTVIVPEIAKSVLGQ, from the coding sequence ATGAAGAAAAAACCGCATCCAAGCACTTCGTTGATCCGGCTGCTCATCTTTGCAATAGGTATGTTTGTCCTGGCAGGATTGCTGACGGCATGCGGCAGCGGCAGTTCTTCACAAGATACGGCCGTTTCATCGGCACCGGAATCCAAGACGTCAGAATCCAAGACGCCGGAATCCAAGAAGCTTCCGAAGACGATTCGGATCGGTTTCCAACCGCCTTACGTTCCCATTTACGTCTTGAAAGATCAAAAGCTGTTCGAGAAAACGTTTGGCGATCAAGTCCCCAATATCGAATTCAAAAGATTTCTGTCGCTCGCACCCATTACCGAAGCGCTGTCCAGCGGCGCCATCGATTTGGCGATCGGGGGAACGCCGGTGACCGCCGTGGCTACGGATCAGCCCATACGCATTTTGGCGCTAACCGAACGCAGCCCCAAAACCCATGCCATCTTGGTACGGCCCGACTCGAAAACAAAAAGCATCAATGATTTAAAAGGAAAGAAGATCGGCACCCCTTCCGGCAATGCCTACTTTTTTCCTCAAAAAGTGCTCCAAAGCGCCAACATCAAAGACTCTGAGGTCAATTGGGTGAAAATCGAAAACGATGTCGGCCGCTCCGCGTTACTCAGCGGCTCCATCGACGCTTGGGTGACATGGGACCCCTTCTATGCCAGCGCTGAAATCACCAAAGAGGCCGTGCCATTGGTAGACGGCGAGAAATATCATCCCAATTACGTTGTCTTGATGGGCAACGCCGAGTTCGTCGAGGCTTATCCGGAAGTCATCGCGCAATTCATTCAAGCCTACCAGCAAGCGCTCACTTGGGTCCAAGACCACCCTGCCGATGCGGTGCAAATTTTTGCGGAAGCAAACCAAGTCAGCCAGGAAATCGCGGAATTGACCATGAGCCGTCGCACCTATCTTCTCAAGTCGCCCGACGACGAAGAATTCGTCAACAATTCCATTGAACAAGGAAAATTTTTCGTACAGGTGGGAGTAACGAAGAAAGAACCGGACTGGGACACTGTCATCGTGCCAGAGATTGCAAAATCGGTTCTTGGCCAGTAA
- a CDS encoding osmotically inducible protein OsmC: protein MSGLQEYLSEKKQALQARREKIIANGAEPFTISAHVKAEGRCGVRRIRIRDFQIISDSDTDFAGYNLGPSSPEIQLGVLGSCLTHIFLIQASDRGIPLDSLEVEVTGQLDPRANHPGYEHVPVYPHNIHYTVRIASPADDAALRELHAAVERTCPILNLLAKPQQISGTLVHISDGKEAVSNPPSDGR from the coding sequence ATGAGCGGATTACAAGAGTATCTGTCCGAGAAAAAGCAAGCCTTGCAAGCACGACGGGAAAAAATCATCGCCAATGGCGCGGAACCTTTCACCATCAGCGCCCACGTCAAGGCGGAAGGAAGGTGCGGTGTCCGGCGAATCCGCATTCGCGATTTCCAAATCATCAGCGACAGTGACACTGATTTTGCCGGATACAACCTCGGCCCTTCGTCTCCAGAGATTCAACTTGGGGTTCTGGGAAGCTGCCTGACCCACATCTTTCTCATCCAGGCATCCGACCGCGGCATACCGCTGGACAGCTTGGAAGTTGAAGTGACCGGCCAGCTTGACCCGCGGGCGAACCATCCCGGTTATGAACATGTTCCCGTTTATCCGCACAACATCCATTACACCGTCCGGATCGCATCGCCCGCCGACGACGCGGCGTTACGGGAGTTGCACGCGGCCGTCGAACGCACCTGCCCTATCTTGAATCTGCTGGCCAAGCCGCAGCAGATCAGCGGCACCCTGGTGCACATCTCCGACGGCAAGGAGGCCGTGTCAAACCCGCCTTCCGACGGCAGATAG